CCGAAGAGGTTTCCAAAAGTATTGGGAAACTTTTTACTGTTTGAATCAATATAAATTTGGTAAGATAATTAAaattccaaatatatatatatatatatatatatatatatatcagaaatGGAAAATAGATTTAGTACATGAATGAGTTTCCAGTAACCATGACCAACCTAAGAACATGATTAAAAGGCATTTCAATTCCAACTTCCAACAACAAGGTTGCTGGAAGAATAACTTCTAAGTTGAAATCCATCGACTCAAATATAGTTTTCATcagcaaaataaaaaactaatgaATCATACATGTCAGATTCCCAAAATTTAAGggtgaagaatgaagaatgCATGCTTAACTTAGCTTTCCAGCAAATATGCTTATTGTCTACGAGAATGTGAAGAAGAAAAGTCGGACAAAGCTGGAAGCTGAAGACAGTGGGTATGTCACAAAATGCCATAAGAATAGGCAATAATACCAGTGCATAGTACCGACTCTAAAAAGTTAGATACATGAAAATAATCAAAGACAAAGAAGAGCACTATTATGACCTTAATTTTTTTGTCAAGGGTCAAACTCAGTTTATATTAATATAGTAATAGAATGATAATCATATTCAACAGAAAGAGCAAATGAAAACTCACAGCGTTGATCTTAGATGTCTGCAATACCACTGGTGACTGGTGAAACTAAAGTCTCCCTGTAAATGACTGCATCAGGGTTCCATTTGTTGTGGGTCCTAACAACATTCCTCAATGTCTGTTCCTTGAAGCTATATAATGCCAAGGACTTAAAATCACAAGTGTTGGCGATCAAACCTTCACCATTCTCTAATATGCACAGAGGCATCATGATTGAGAATTGAAAATCTTCACGTAAAATATCTAAAGAAGCAACTTCAGTCTAAAGAAGCAACTTCAGTCCACGAATCCTGGACCCCATATTCCTTCATCATCCATATTTTAAGCCTGATGATCTCATTGTGTAGAAAGCCATATGTATATACACGACGACATTCTCCAGGAATAAAGTGGCATCTAAAACCAGCCTGAGAGGGCAACGGAATCATCTCCTGAAACTTTTCCTCTGCTAAATCAAAAGAGATAGTCCTTGAATCTGTTTGACGAAAATCATTGAATATGGTCAATGCCCAATGCAGAGCACCATTTGACAAGCACCCTGGCCCTTCCAAGCAAAAGTAACTAAGACCCTTATGGGTCCTCCATGAACCTGATTTGAAACTAAAGACCTGAACCACGGTTTCCTCAGAACCCCTAACTCTATGACTGTACCCTGTCACTACCTTATAGTCATCATTAGTAAGATCATAACCAAATCCGCAAAACTTCATAGTAAGATCATAACCAACTCCGCAAAGCTTCAAAGTGACATGACCAGTAGGTTTTGGCAACAAATTGGATTGTCCAGTACAAGGGTTCCATAACACCATGTCTTTCTGGTCAATTTCTACACAAATCAGGCCATTGCAAGAACCCACAATTTTTCTAATACTTGAATCAGGGAACATTACCGGAAACTCGAGCTTTCTAATTGCAAGATGA
This portion of the Rosa chinensis cultivar Old Blush chromosome 1, RchiOBHm-V2, whole genome shotgun sequence genome encodes:
- the LOC112166711 gene encoding F-box/kelch-repeat protein At3g23880, coding for MRFRCVCKPWRALISQSHFVTKHFNYASKGFTENTSSLLISMNPYIYCEASKDLSLDCEALKELKDDGDAHLAIRKLEFPVMFPDSSIRKIVGSCNGLICVEIDQKDMVLWNPCTGQSNLLPKPTGHVTLKLCGVGYDLTMKFCGFGYDLTNDDYKVVTGYSHRVRGSEETVVQVFSFKSGSWRTHKGLSYFCLEGPGCLSNGALHWALTIFNDFRQTDSRTISFDLAEEKFQEMIPLPSQAGFRCHFIPGECRRVYTYGFLHNEIIRLKIWMMKEYGVQDSWTEVASLD